A genomic region of Sarcophilus harrisii chromosome 6, mSarHar1.11, whole genome shotgun sequence contains the following coding sequences:
- the LOC100932399 gene encoding olfactory receptor 8J1-like has product MFQGNLSQVTTFILIGVSGHPELQLPLFFIFFAIYGVTVTGNVGIITLTSIDSHLQTPMYFFLRHLAIINLGNSTVIAPQMLVNFLLEKKTISYYGCIIQHAGFIVFIIAEVFMLAAMAYDRYVAICNPLLYMVVVSRKVCILLVMLIYMYGFATSVTVTSSVFSMSYCSSNVINHFYCDNIPLLALSCSATHIPVTIVYITAAINLFVSLTIILVSYFQIILAILRIRSAEGRQKAFSTCASHMTAVTIFYGTLLFMYVQPQSNHSLDTDKMASVFYTLVIPMLNPLIYSLRNKDVKEALKRVLTNSCQTFKNM; this is encoded by the coding sequence ATGTTTCAAGGAAATCTCTCCCAAGTGACCACATTCATTCTCATTGGAGTCTCAGGACATCCAGAGCTTCAGCTtcccctcttcttcatcttctttgcaATCTATGGAGTGACCGTGACTGGAAATGTGGGAATTATCACACTCACTAGTATAGATTCTCATCTTCAAACTCCCATGTACTTTTTCCTCAGACACTTGGCAATCATCAATCTTGGTAATTCTACTGTCATTGCTCCCCAGATGCTAGTTAATTTCTTGCTGGAGAAGAAAACCATTTCCTACTATGGATGTATAATCCAACATGCAGGCTTCATAGTTTTCATAATTGCTGAGGTTTTCATGTTGGCTGCTATGGCCTATGACCGCTATGTGGCTATTTGTAATCCCCTGTTATATATGGTTGTGGTATCACGGAAGGTTTGCATCCTACTTGTCAtgctcatatatatgtatggctTTGCAACATCAGTGACAGTTACCTCTTCTGTTTTCTCAATGTCTTACTGTTCTTCCAATGTCATTAATCATTTTTACTGTGACAATATCCCTTTGCTAGCTTTATCTTGCTCTGCTACTCATATACCAGTGACTATAGTCTATATCACTGCAGCTATCAATCTCTTCGTTTCCTTGACAATTATCCTGGTGTCCTACTTCCAGATCATCTTGGCCATCCTGAGGATACGTTCAgcagaaggaagacagaaagcCTTTTCCACCTGTGCTTCCCACATGACAGCTGTCACTATTTTCTATGGGACACTCCTTTTTATGTATGTGCAGCCCCAGTCAAACCATTCCTTAGATACTGATAAAATGGCTTCAGTGTTTTATACACTAGTAATCCCTATGTTGAATCCTTTGATATATAGTCTGAGGAACAAGGATGTGAAGGAGGCACTGAAGAGAGTTCTTACTAACTCTTGCCagacttttaaaaacatgtaa
- the LOC100932138 gene encoding olfactory receptor 8J2-like, producing the protein MKLIKHVPGNLSHVTTFILIGVSEHPELQLPLFFIFLAIYGVTVTGNVGIITLTSIDSRLQTPMYFFLRHLAIINLGNSTVIAPQMLVNFLVEKKTISYYGCIIQHAGFLVFIVAEVFMLAAMAYDRYVAICNPLLYMVVVSRKVCFLLVILTYSYSLGTAVTVTSCVFSMSYCSSNVINHFYCDNVPLLVLSCSATHMPETVVYISTASNLFFSMIIVLVSYFQIILAILRIRSAEGRRKAFSTCASHMTAVTVFYGTLLFMYLQPQSNHSLDTDKMASVFYTLVIPMLNPMIYSMRNKDVKEALKRVLTNSCQIFKNM; encoded by the coding sequence ATGAAACTGATCAAACATGTTCCAGGAAATCTCTCCCATGTGACCACATTCATTCTTATTGGAGTTTCAGAGCATCCAGAGCTTCAACTtcccctcttcttcatcttcttagCAATCTATGGAGTGACCGTGACTGGAAATGTGGGAATCATCACACTCACTAGTATAGATTCACGACTTCAAACTCCCATGTACTTTTTCCTCAGACACTTGGCAATCATCAATCTTGGCAATTCCACTGTCATTGCTCCCCAGATGCTGGTTAATTTCCTGGTGGAGAAGAAAACCATTTCCTACTATGGATGTATAATCCAACATGCAGGCTTCTTAGTTTTCATAGTTGCTGAGGTTTTCATGTTGGCTGCTATGGCCTATGACCGCTATGTGGCTATTTGTAATCCTCTATTATATATGGTTGTGGTATCCCGGAAAGTTTGCTTTCTACTCGTCATCCTTACATATTCGTACAGTTTAGGTACAGCAGTGACTGTCACTTCCTGTGTTTTTTCAATGTCCTACTGTTCTTCCAATGTCATTAATCATTTTTACTGTGATAATGTCCCTCTGTTAGTTTTATCGTGCTCTGCTACTCATATGCCAGAAACTGTAGTTTATATCTCTACAGCTAGCAATCTCTTCTTTTCCATGATAATTGTCCTGGTGTCCTACTTCCAGATCATCTTGGCCATCCTGAGGATACGTTCAGCAGAAGGAAGACGGAAAGCCTTCTCCACCTGTGCTTCCCATATGACAGCTGTCACTGTTTTCTATGGGACACTCCTTTTCATGTATTTGCAGCCCCAGTCAAACCATTCCTTAGATACTGATAAAATGGCTTCAGTGTTTTATACACTAGTAATCCCTATGTTGAATCCTATGATCTATAGTATGAGGAACAAGGATGTAAAGGAGGCACTGAAGAGAGTCCTCACCAACTcttgtcaaatttttaaaaacatgtaa